Sequence from the Mytilus galloprovincialis chromosome 10, xbMytGall1.hap1.1, whole genome shotgun sequence genome:
tattttttgacgaaacagaaaataaaacacaaactttattttacacACCCTAAGGATCagtcagcttaagtttggttggaattggtttaatagtttcagaggagaagatgtttgaaatagttacACCAGACAGACGACGACggtggacgccaagtgatggctgGAATGGTGGGCTAAAAAAGCAAACAACTAATTTTACATGGTAATTTCAATgatttatttaagatttttactAGTGTTTATTAACGTACAGCTTTGGTTTCTCTGCAAAATCATTAAAAACTCAATGTTTGGGCCACTAATTTAAAAATTATGGACAGACTTTTTTCAACTTTTCATGTGAtattcttatgtaaaaaaaaatcaggatttgACGAGTCTGTAGCTAAAGCTGAAAAaaccaaaaaaagcaaaaaaacatgaaaaactttATCAAATGTTATGATGTCAATGAAAGTCTAGTATGTGACAGATCATACTTAAATGATAAAACTTGAATTTTCCATTCCTCATTTAAATGTGATAATATGTATATGtaataaagaaaaacatgatgATTGTACTTTTATGTGTGGATATAGAGTTAAAATATGACAATCAATGGcttgtactgtggattcattgtttTTCGAGGCTAACGATTTTcgtggattaaaaaaaaattgtattttctggAATATTTCATTCATAGCTTTTCCAAAGTTTGCTTTCAAGAATTATATTTCATATACCATTCAAATCTGTGGTTTAAAAATCCACAAAATGTGTACCCcactaataaaaataaatgcacagTACATTTTTGTTGCAaataatttttctgttttctatacAACCAAGAAAtataatgtaaacaatatgcaaaCCTACAATTAAATTAAATGAGTCCtcacattttataatttttgcaTTATTTTCAGTACATATACAATATGTACTATATCTTTTTTCCAATCACCAgtaacacacattttttaaaatagtcGTAGTCGTTAGTTAGAGTTAAATTTTTGCAGATTTTTCTATTCTGCTTTGTCTCTGAtaaatataactgttttatctGTTCACtataaaatgtgcaaaaatttCACCCCCTCAGTCTCATAAAAACTTTAtgcattaacaaaaatatacaataacatctacattatttacataatgtaaccatggtaacaatgTAAAAATCTGTCAGGCTAAAGGAGGAAGACCAGCTTTCTCTCTACATTTCTGAATGAGTGCTCGTTTCATAAACTGTTGTCTGGATAACTCTCGTACTtgctgaaaaataaaacataaattattgtaaaaacttGTTCAAAAATTTCTACTGTGAATTTTGTTTGATTGAGTGAATGATGGTTCTTTAACCTCCAATGAGAAATATTACATGCACATTCAGgttgataacatataaatgtcATGTAAATattagttttagtttaaacatatttatttaaatgtttaaactaaatattaGTTGTTTGTGCAAAACCTATATCATGAATCTGAATGGTAAAATTCTAGTCCACTCGGTCAAATCACAAATTATGACTTCAAGAAGATTAATCTTTGCTCTTTTCCTTCCTACTACAGCTTAGATAGCAAAATATCAACAAATACCAATCATTAAGCTTTACCCAGTTTAACCTCCAACATAACAGACAAGACGCCACTGAGGCCATTTATCTTACAATGAAAGACTATTTTGTTTGCCAGATTCTTCATTTCTTAAAACAGTTGTAGCAATATAAACAACATATCTTTGACTATTGACATAGGATACCACTAACAATATGTTTAAATACACTTATTAATGTATAGACCTGTAGAAGTTTAGCAATAAATTATAATTGCATCTATTTGTACACAatttatcaggtatttttttttcagttttccaaactcaaattaacaataaaaatgtcttttaaaaatttttttttgctcttaCAAATTTTAATATCCTTGAATCAATCTGAACAAATGCCTTTATATTCCTAACCTAAAATAAATTATTCTGTATTGAATAAGAACACTTTGAAAGACATTGTATTAAGAATATGCTATCAATTTTAATCCTGCAGTGTGGTGGAAGATCATTCTTCATAATATACAGCACCCAACAAGATTAAAATTATCAAGACAGTCAGACCAAAAGCTACAAACATACCTTTAAAAACACATCTGGCTCTAACACATTTTTTCTAAGAGCTTCACCTAAGTAATATATAGCATCTTCAATAGCTTGCTCTTCTGCAAATGAGTTCAATAatctataaaaaagaaacaaatataacttGTTAATATGTATGAACTGATCATgacatgacagctgtttattttaaGGTTGCCATGCTTGCTTCTGTGTTTCTCTGTTTAAAGATAACAAGCTTTCTAAAAGActattataaattgatagtatataaactAAAATAGCAGAAAAAATAAAggtctttttgtttgttttttttttaataagccattgaaaattttaCAGACTGTTTCTCTCTAGATTATTCATATGCTTAACAAAACTTTCGAAACctattataaattattaatataggataaattttaaaaaatgacttttaagacgaaatacaattaaaactatgaaaaataaagGAAGAATTAGCAGGATAAATTTTTATTCGCACTAAAAacatggataaaactagaggattccaaATGTCATAAACAAGAGTAGAAAACACccttaaaaagttttttttttttttgcaagaatCAGAAATGTAGTATATAACACTGTAAGGAAATCTGATTTCTTGTTATCAACACCACTTGCTCTTTTGCAGTATTAGCCATTTGGTAAATCATTTGTTCTGAGAACAAGGAAATTACTTATCCTGATTCAGAGTAATTTCttgcaatttgattggctgatattgtcctagtAAATTTTTAGTACAATTTTTCatcacgtcaattggaattatttCCCTTATTTAtaacgtcaattggaattatctcccttatacaattgacctaataataaaaaattgacTTGCTTtataatgctattttttttttattttttacagtttcaaatttaatatctataatatatttaattgatattgtcctcaaattgaatttgaatataataatatgtaaaataacaaaatcaggataaatttgtaacacagtgttcaattgtcctaatacggaataaaacctgattttttttagatatcaaccctcccccttctTAATCTTGATGTCGAAAAGCAAGACTTACTAATATAACATACAATCAAAATAAGTAAAGAACAGCATTATatcaattaaatatcaaaattataccaAATGAAGAGAGTATCAATTTACTGATATCAAGCTCAAAGTACCTATTTTACCTGCTGAATTTCAGTTAATGTATGTAACGTGATTTCCATAGACTGGAGTGACTTCATTAAATAATGGGAAAACATTCCTAAAAAATATAGtattaccagtggcggatccagaaattttcataagtgggggcccactgactgacctaagaaggggcccactccagtcacgcttcaatgattccctatataagcaacatatttttttcccaaaaaggggggcccgcccccccctaaatctgcctctgattACCAAATTTTCACTTATTAAGATAACTCTGTTAATCTAACCACACATTTATTGACACCAACTTCATTGTCAATCAACAAAAAGATGAGATATAATAACATCATATCCAACAACTTACTGTCTATACAATGGTGTAGTAGTTATAACTGCTTCATCTATGTCCAGTTTATCTTGGTGTTCTACTTTTTGTAATGCCTCCTTTAGCTCTCTATCTTTATCCTTTAATAGTTTTATATTGCTTTCTATTTCTTCctgtaaaacaaaatttttaatagAAAGTTAATTCTTGAAAAGAATAAGCTGATTCTTATTTTACCATATGTCAGACTTGAAAATTGGTAAGCATGCAGCATTTAGGAGAACGAGCAAAACCTGTTCAGCTAAGATTTAGAATAATGTGGACGACATTCATGCAGAACATTACTTTGCAACAAGCATGTTAAAAATCTGATTCAGTGTTTGGTCAAGTACTATGCAAAGTGtatattcatatcacattaacatcttgaatatgcatttaatttgccaTTGGCAGTAAAATAGTCATCCATCCATACAGTACAGCAATGCTAATATTTAAGAAATTACCCTTAAAATAcaattactgtgaaagtactttaattcatgggtatcaattttcatggtttgagcaacatttacatgttcatgggtttttaaattcgtacATTTTAGTTTTCGaaacagaaaaattaaaaattaaatccatTAGAAACCAAAGTTACGAATTGTCTGGATTTAAGGAAATTGCAAAGGTAAACATTGACCTGTGTAAATCTGTAAATCATTGTGATCACATTAATTAATCTAAGATTGAATGATCTGAAagcaagcccagcatgaaattattatttcccataacTATGAGAgttatgaggatataaaatgaacacttcaTCATAGCATATCAATACTGGAAATCTGACTTCatcaatcaaaaatatttgtttatagaattaaaagatcaaaaggtTTTTTTTGATTGAATGGGTAGAGTAGGTTTGCCCTGTGATTACTATTATAGTTTTTTCGGATTTGGCAACATTCAATacatattctctagatcatatcagttgTCAACCtacatggggatctttccatgtcttgatttggacaggGGTTGTTTTAATTCgatggacacttaaattcgtggataaagtcatccacgaaaaccatgaaaattggttcCCCACTTTCACAGTATCAGTTCTTAGGTTTAGTTTATTACACTTAAACATAATTCTTCAAACGTTGATGTTAACACCCCTAACAAAACTTACACATTTTTAGTCACTTACTTTTTCTTGTTCCAGATCTTTAAATATTTGTTCTAACTTGGTCTTTCCTGTGTTTAAATCTGACTGTGTCTTGTAAAGGACATTCATTTCAGCCTATAAATACAAATTTGTATTACAAAGACAATTAAGTTATTGGTTGATGTAGTTAGTAGTTTTATATTATCATTCAACTAGACCCATTCCTATCATATAATTGACTATTTCCTTCAGCGAACACCTGAAAGTGTCACacttttttattgaataaagtGTTTAGGCCCTAGCAAATaatagacaacttttgagttTGATGCACTTccatcaaaaactttggttttaatGAACGTCACTTGTGcatttaggggcgtcgtcacttcccttCCAATGTTGAgtgagtggttggaaaactataaagctatattgcacgaatttttcggcaaattaaattctcataattgacaatcagcaccgctgtcattagggaattgtgattaagtacctgctgaacaaattttatttctagtttatcctgcacaatgaccatcactaagacgcttgatgaacgtttatattgcagggatacaggcgatcccctctatctggtaaatgacttCACAAAGGTGTGCATAAtcgacgagttttttccggtgacggatgaacttgaaagtggtctattctgattaaataaaaatgttttatgttgAAGTTTAACTCAAATTTCAACAATACTGTCTATACAAGTATCATGACAGCCATTTTTATTGGTACAGAAAGCTGGAGTACTTCTAACCTTCAGATGTAAAACTGTCAATTCAGGTCAATATTAAACACCTTACCATGTGAAGGGTtacattttcttgaaaaatttggaTTTTATCTGCTTTGACATTGTAAGATTTTCTCCAATAACtttcaaaacacaacatattGGTCTTCAGCATGGGCATTTTCTGGTTTTCATAGAAacaaatcatacattttttttcagttatacaagatacttcattaaaaaataaattattaaggGAGTGCTGATATATTGACAAAAGAAGTTCTATTGTTATTGGAGCACTCAGTTCAGGCATACAAAGGTTTAATTACTTGAGCTTGTTCAAATATTTCTCTTAATCGTCTCTTCATTTTGTCTTCTACCGCTGATAGGAGAGACATCCTAAGATGTTCCTCGGTTACTGTCATATTACTTCCTGGACGATTGGCAGCAGTCGTGGCTGCAATAAATCATAATATGttacattaatcatgttaatgtaatACAAAAATCTCAACAAAAAACtcaacatataatttttttatatgaaaatgcttttaaatcaaaattagaaCTGGTTGTAAAAACTGGTCTTTTCCTAAATTATGTTTTTCTCAGGTTTATTTTCCTTTAATTTAATTACATTATCTGTATACCCTTTAAGCACagacacaaaaaattatatttgaaatttaaaagaaaagttattagaATAGACCTTATTATTCTATTCTGAAAATAACTAATCAAAAAAAAGGTTTCAAGCTACACTGATAGAAATTTGTAATGCAGTGTTCTGATTTTAAAAGGCTGATAATTCTAGATCTTTCCTTCCAAATAAtggaatatataatatatgtcaACTCAAAGAAATTTCCTCAATGTACATTtccaattcaaaattttataataatgcACAACTATAATACTACTGTATTTTTTTCTAagttttgtgtaaatctatttaGTTAATTAACTTAGTTCATGAAGAtcatcaaatgtaaataaaattcaaattactTGATTCCGTCTGTACACTACCACTGTAAGGATATCCAGTACTGGCTGCTGGGTATCCTGGTGTAGAACTAGGATATCCTTGGGGTTGTTGTTGACCTGGATATCCACCAAATCCACTGTTATTACCATATCCTCCTGGAGCTTGTTGTTGGTTTGGATAGCTAGGATATCCTTGGAAACCTGAATTTGGATAACTCCCTGCTTGGCCACCACTTTGGCCACCTTGCTGGGGATAACCTGGTGAATATGGTTGGGGCATCGGAAATCCACCTGTAATTTAGGTTTAAACTTGATTTATTgagtgttgaaaaaaaaatgaaatgttttgaaaacCGATATATTTTAGCTAAAAGTCATTGTTTCAAATTCAGTAAAATTTTGCTGtcagaaaatatttcttttgatttcAGTTTATGTATTTGAATAGTTAAATGCAGCATGTTCCTTAAGATATTTATTTAAGATTTGAATGctatatttagcatgtttagtaattttgtaattattttggGGTGTTAAAGGATTGACCAAtgcacattttgtatgaagcgcacaTTTAATGCTTTTTAAACCCTATAAAGAAGCGTTCTATTTGTATTATCACATACTATGCTATCACATTGAAATTTTAGTTTAATCAATCATCTTGGTTGTTTTAGTATGCATTGTTTTAACCTTGTCACAAACAGCATATGAAGCTGCATTCTCTGCAGAAATGAAATAAAACGTTTGGAATGCCTCAATGACTGAGGGGGTTTAACCAAATActttccatggaaatgagatgtgccaatgctaatacaaatACAATGTAATTCAAACCTTGTGATGGATATGGTGGTTGTTGGGCTCCTCCTTGGTATGGTGGGGGTCTATTCTGGGAGTTTGCAGATCTAGAGAAAACAGGTGGTTCCTCACTGAACACTATTACTAAAATCTGTATCAGGCCCAATAAATCTGATTGTGGCTGCAAATAAATTTAACATCATTATAATATACTGACAATTTATGAATTCTACATGTATACTCAATGTCATTAGACTCGTTGAACTTTCATAAAATGTTGACAAATGATTAACTTTGACATGTTgacaaaattataataatttcaagAAATTCGATCCACACAATTTACAGAAATAATTTCATTGGATACTTAGCTGTTTGCAGTTTGACAAACgctaattttgatcatttagaaGCTTAATTTCTCCGAAGTACTATTAGTATATTAAGTAACTGCTTTACATGCAAGTACTTTGTACTATACTCTTTTAAGGAGCAAAATCATCTTATCATACCATCCCTATTTAATGCCATATCATGAGATTGCtgacaatgcaattttcaataaataatcaatttttccaagggacataattcttttaaaacataGTTGATTGGCACTGATTTCTGAACCAATTAAAGACATTGctgatacatgtataagtttggTGAAAATTGGCCAAGAATTAGAGACATAAGAGCACTGTAAATGCAATTTTCGATTCAGTTAGTGTTTCCAAGGTGCATAACTCTTGAGTGGatcaacagacagacagatgacAGATGCCCATTGTTTCTGTGTATTGAGCAGGAAACAAAAATACTTACATATCTCCAGTCTCTGAGATATGGTAAATCCACTTTACCATTGGCATCTACATTGGTTCCCTGTTTTATTTGCATGGTATTTGTAGGTTTAACGTAGCAGATTGGAGGGTTGTATGGATGAGTGTCCAGAATAAAGATACCTATTGGTATGTTGTAAATATTACCTGTAAAAAATcacataaataatttatttaaatgttcacaCATTCATGATATTACTTTCTAGACGAAAGAAGTTTTCCCAAAAATACTTGTTGTTATCACCCATTAACCTTTCACATATATACAAATTTTCCATACACACACTGGGTCATGTGGGCAACAAGATCTGAAAGCGCAGAGGGATTTGAATCCCAAAGAGCAACTAACGAAAATATTTGTAACTGTGTTTAAACAATTGAATAGCACTGATTTTCAAACTGCTAGACATTCCTTTAAAACCTTCGAtaacaatttcataaaaattttgcAAGAAATAAAATCTTGTGAGTGTTTACAATGCAATTCTATGTCAAATTTACATTTCCAAGGGCCATAATTTCTTTGGAGGGcactgatttttttcaaatcttttgtGATGTGCCTGCTACTTCTATGTCTCCTGCACTATGTTGAGGCGTTGGAATTAAATCTGTGTTCAAAGTACATTATAAAGCAATAAATAgtgataaatataatatatattacctCTGTAATTAACAGGTATAGTACCATCTAGGTTTACTAGATCTTTTTGTGAACCATCAttaaatactgaaataaaaagaaatattttgagtTCTCTGTTTAgtgaaaaacaaaaccaaaaaaagtCGCTTTAAACTAAAGATTTAGTAAATTAAAACTGAAGTGAAATTTTTGACCTGCTACATGTATTTGAAACTgtcttttattaaattttgaaattcaaaatatagCTCTTGCAGTGATATAGCTTGTTTGTGCTTATGTGGTATAAAGCAATAAACCAATATGttctacatacatgacatacatataCCGGTACATAATCTCAATAAAAGATTAGGCTCATAAGTTAAATAACACATATACTGTATTGCGGGTTATTACGCAGTGTGAaaattttcgcggatagaacaaaatcgccaaaataaattccaccaatttaaaagtgcacatgcaaaTATATTGATAACAGTTTTGAATCTaacaaaatatttcgtatactaactttattcaatgaaaatcatgAAATCTCATACCCGCGATGATGTACGGCATGTACGGTAATATACTTACTGAATGGCCCATGAGTTGGTCTCAAGTCTTTATATTGTGAAAATACACCAAGTATATCTTTCTTTGCTATGTCTGCATACTTGTACTGAAAAAGTAGTAGATGAAACTgaataatatcaaaatcacactaCAATGTATgcaaaaaaaagaacaaaaattaacaatttctTAAGCTTTTTGTATATTCAAGGTATTTGCAACAAAGAGGCATTCTTCGGGCTGAACagcagcccaggcagcccaggcttgtaaatCATAtatacaggccaacagaatctaactcaaaaatttcaaaaattgagcaCCGGGCCTTTAGATTTAacagttcatcgtgaagactgcAAAGAggttgaaaatgataaaaaaaataaacattttcttcaaattagCCCTCACATGTGATTGCCAACTAGGCaacttatataattatttattataattagtCAAATGGATATTATGGTAATACATGTATCGAAAAAATGCTCTAATATTGCTTACTGGCTTCAGTTGGCAATCATGGTCCTACTAGCTAATACTACTTAACCTCTgctcataggcggatccagggggggcctttggggcccaggccccccctttcgtgggaaaaatttggttgattatatagggaatcattgaagtatgactggagcgggcccccccttaggtcagtcagcgggcccccccttaggaaaagttctggatccgccactgctgctGGTACAATGTATTCCCCTTCTGAAATAATTTGTTAAACCACCAAATGGAGGCTTGCATTGTTTTAATAACGCATGGAAGATATGGAAGGTCAAGGGATTAATCCTTTACCAAGCAaaccaaagaaataaaaaagtagTAGTTGCTGCTTCTGAACCAAAACATATGGCCGTGGCAGCCACAAGTATATGTAGGAGTGAGACATAGACTGGATGGATGGCTTGaggcataaacatgataaagattaTTAAACTGTATGAGTGAGAGTAAATTTCAGTGTTTTGATTATAGtgcatttgtacatgtatcatgtaaAATTTTCAGTTCATCTTTAGTttccttgtttgaattgttttatggcTTTTTAAAGCAGACTACGATgtatgggcgttgctcattgttgaaggccctacatGTAGGGTGGTCTACAGTTGTAAGTTTCTgtttaatttggtctcttgtgaagagttgtctttttgacaatcataccatccTACTTATTTTCATATTCCTGCCCAGTATTACGTCTGTTTGCCCATCTCATATATTTTCCTAGGGTTTATTCACCCAGAACATACATGTAGCTTCTCTTTTACAGCCtagtttttaaaaatacaaacaagcatgcatgttgaaggctgtaatgtTGACTATAATTTCTTACATCCAAAATGTCCAATTCAATGGAACTGTTGTCAATAGTTGTCTCAGTGGTaatcataatgacatatatatCACATCTCCCTATATGTACTTACCGGTATTTTAAAGTTCAATTGTGGGTTTAAGTACATTTTACACACCTCAcagtgactttgagatgaagagtAGCAATAAAAGCACTGTTTTTTGCTTTTGTCTGGTTTTTTAGATGTGCATGTAATTGCATGTTCTGATTTTGTTTTTGGATGAATACTATATATCCTTTGATTTTCTATATAAGTGTATGGGTGACAGCCATCAATAAAGTACCTTCACATGTACAATGTCAGCATGGTcaagaggcggatttagagggtttACAGGGGCCTGGGCCCCCTTTTgagggaaaaatttggttgattatataggaaatcactgaagcatgactagagtgggcctcttaggcagtcagtgggccccccccCCTTATGGAGGGGCAATAAACTATGTACTGTCTTTTCACCACTAATCACCATGGGCAGCAAAATTTCCTGTAAAATTTAGATgttttatatcatgtttatagtcatgatacatgtagtattagtagaaaatatctgatgccacaatggaaaagtgattgttgtatgatgtcaaaagttcaagcaggaAAAATTTAGGGGTCGAGCAGGACAGATTTCCAAatacatgaacatgtacaatgtatacatgtcaACAATACACCTTATCCTTTTCCCAGCTcagccgcttgaacttttgaagtcatacaacaatcacttttccattgcgACGTCAGATATGTTGTTATATGAAGTCAACATTTAACAGGAACAAATTCAAcatgtgtgatatccagtaatggcggacaaacaGCGATAAGGTGTATGTCACACCTCAtgcaccttatcgctatttgtccgtcattactggatatcacacaggttctcGTAAATATTTGaagtcataaaacaaaatatctgacgccacaatggaaaagtgattgttgtatgtgtCAAAAGTTCAAGTGGCTGGGTCAGCCGAGATTAGCATAAGGTGTATTTTCCTCAACCACCTGTCtcatatatatttaatgaaatatttcatacctTACTAAGGTAAGATTTTAGCATCTGTTCATTACTCCCCATTATTTCTCCAATAGATCTGTCAAAATCTGAACTTTGTTTAAACAGTTTTTGTTGTTGAACTGTATATCCGTTTGATGTTGGCCAACTGTGTTCTGCAGGTAAACGTGTGTTTTCATCTTAAACAGTATAAATATGCCATTTTCACCTGTATAGATCGTTTGTATTTTACTTAAATTAGACTTTTGAGGGGGGGAGTTGCATAAACACACACAATAAGCAGaaattaaatgatttttcttCGATTAAAGATTCGTAACTGTCAGAAGATGATGACTCAATCAAATTTATGTTTTGATTGCTAACTAAAATACCGCTTATATTAAACGCATTGCAGATGTTATTTTCCTGTTATATCTATAATTAGCTACAGAGGGGATTCCAGATTTATGTAAAAAcccaaaatgtaaattaaatgttcgccctaatcatttttttttttaaattttaagtgctatgaaaaaaaaatcgagaaaTGTATTTAAGTATTGACTTATGCTGCCagtaaaatattaaatagtttattaaataaaacTCATCTTACATTGGGATACgttatacatttttagaattaaatttttcGGTCATAGGATTGATCACTTGTGCAATCTTTCTCTTCCGGTAGCCAACATGAAGTATGTTGAATTATAGTAGTCGTACATAAATCGTTCAGAATCTCTGTGATTAGCGGGCATCTAAAGTTTATTTCACCCATCATGAAAGCTTATACCGATTCTAACTCTCTCAAAGTATATTTTATCTAAATTAATGTCGGAAAAGAAAATATTAATGACTATTTTCATGACTTCATGACACAAGTTATCATCGAATTCTTCTGAATTGATGTGCTCTATTTCCATTCTAATCACTAGTGACATTATAAATCGAATTCGAAGAACTTGTGAGGCATACAGATACATAGAATTATTGATCCATaaacattttatgaaacaaaaagaTGTACTATGTTCAGTATCTAATGCATTAGACACATGATAGTATAAAGTTTATAACTATTAAactaatcataaaatatttactaaCAATTACACTGAAAGATATACAAGTACAGTTCAAATACATGGTAGTACACACATTTTTCacttaaacaatattatataataatagtATTAGAAATGTATTTTGTTGTTCTAACTTCTACATACGTTGCATTAATAGCGCTATTATTAACACAATGTATGATGCATACCAGTTGACTGCCATATATTCTGCCTACATCTATGATACGCGCCCCTGTGCACAGATATGCACTACATACTTGAGATGACTTTCCCATTTGTGCTCTCTCTCGTAAAGTTCCTATGTCGGAATGTTATAACATGACATTAGGAGCAGATGGTTCTATGacattgtttacattaattgaCCTTTTGTCAACTGATCATGATAATACTCATTATTGCTCTTGTATTAATTTGATTACAATAATGTTAACTGTTTTGTGTACTCCAGACTTTagcatgtttaaaaaatatggtATTCAATTTCAAGTATGACGTGTGTCTCATTGGGGTTCAAGCGTGACACAGGATTGTACAATTTTTGTTAAGCATAACacgtgaaaataaaataatt
This genomic interval carries:
- the LOC143047513 gene encoding tumor susceptibility gene 101 protein-like, translated to MGSNEQMLKSYLSKYKYADIAKKDILGVFSQYKDLRPTHGPFIFNDGSQKDLVNLDGTIPVNYRGNIYNIPIGIFILDTHPYNPPICYVKPTNTMQIKQGTNVDANGKVDLPYLRDWRYPQSDLLGLIQILVIVFSEEPPVFSRSANSQNRPPPYQGGAQQPPYPSQGGFPMPQPYSPGYPQQGGQSGGQAGSYPNSGFQGYPSYPNQQQAPGGYGNNSGFGGYPGQQQPQGYPSSTPGYPAASTGYPYSGSVQTESTTTAANRPGSNMTVTEEHLRMSLLSAVEDKMKRRLREIFEQAQAEMNVLYKTQSDLNTGKTKLEQIFKDLEQEKEEIESNIKLLKDKDRELKEALQKVEHQDKLDIDEAVITTTPLYRQLLNSFAEEQAIEDAIYYLGEALRKNVLEPDVFLKQVRELSRQQFMKRALIQKCREKAGLPPLA